In Thermodesulfobacteriota bacterium, the sequence ACCCACCGTTGTTGAGGTAGTTGTTTCTAAAATGGTTATAGAGATCGGGCGCTACAAAGAGGTCAGGGGGAGAAACTTGAATGTTGTTTGCACTTATCAATTCATCAATCACCACGTTATATTCTTGAATCAACATATTTTGGGGAGCTGTATCCGGGTCAGGAAAAGGTGTACCGTTGCTACTCGACCCGAGCGCATACGGCACCTTCGCCAACAAGGGTATTTTACCCTCGTTTATTACTGCATCTATTATTCTCTGCACATTATCTTTAAAAGTTCCGTTGTAACCCGGGTCTCCCGGATTTAGCCCCATTCCGCTGGGGACGGGAGGTGAACTCTTGGCATCGTTAGTACCAAACAGTATTAAGAGGTATTGGGAATCCGGATGACTAGATAGCATTGTCGATACCCTATTTAAACCGTCTATCGATAAGTTCCCGCTCACCCCCTCATTCTTAACCGTATGCGGATATCCTTTGTTTGTAGTGAGCAGATTGTTCAAGATTGGTTCATATCCCCCGCCGCTGTTTCTGCCGTCAGCGGAAACATTGTCCGACACTATATTATCTCCGGAACCCCTGGTGATGCTGTCGCCGAACCCTACGTAATAATCCCCAACCCCAAACTCGACATGATCAGAAAAAGGCGATTGAAACACCCCGTTCTGGTCGATTAAAAGCGCATCCACGGTATACTCCTGGAGCGCTAGCCCGGATAACTGCAATTCAAATGGACGGTTGTAGTCTTCTACCTGTTGAATAATATTTCCAGAATCTTTTTCCTTGACGGTAAACTCCACTCCCCAACCAGAAGGAAAGCCGACCACTAGCGCCTCAACCAATATGTCCTGCGAGGTCTTCAAATCAAGATCGGAAGGTGAAATAACACCAAAAACCTGAGACGCAGTTATCTGAACGGCATCCGCTACCACTTTACCATTCGCATTGTTGGTCAGGGTCACTTGCAGTGTACCAGCCTGAAGTGTGTATGTACCAAGAAGATTGAATTGCCCCCCGTTTACCGTCTGGTCTACAAACACGGTAGCTAGGGTCGTAGTATTGTTTTTTATGGTGTATGGAGCATTAGTTGCACGGTCAAACTTGGAAGCCCACTGAGCAGAGATCTCATACTCTCCGGGGGCACCTATCTGAAAAGTCCATGTGGCTTTTTTAGAGCCGGTCCCGGCACCTGTCACAAAGTAGTTAGCTCCATAACAGGCACCACACAAATAAGTACTCCACGACCCTACCTTAGAGAACCCAGGATCAGTATTGTCAACTATGATTACAGCCGGCGACACCACATCCACAACAATCTGTGCTGGGGTAGGATCGGGAAGACCCAGGCTA encodes:
- a CDS encoding GDSL-type esterase/lipase family protein; protein product: TPGGNVTINVGETVSFTGTGNDPDNNLPLSYLWDFGDQAIADSTQEDPGVVQFNNVGTFTVTFTVTDSLGLPDPTPAQIVVDVVSPAVIIVDNTDPGFSKVGSWSTYLCGACYGANYFVTGAGTGSKKATWTFQIGAPGEYEISAQWASKFDRATNAPYTIKNNTTTLATVFVDQTVNGGQFNLLGTYTLQAGTLQVTLTNNANGKVVADAVQITASQVFGVISPSDLDLKTSQDILVEALVVGFPSGWGVEFTVKEKDSGNIIQQVEDYNRPFELQLSGLALQEYTVDALLIDQNGVFQSPFSDHVEFGVGDYYVGFGDSITRGSGDNIVSDNVSADGRNSGGGYEPILNNLLTTNKGYPHTVKNEGVSGNLSIDGLNRVSTMLSSHPDSQYLLILFGTNDAKSSPPVPSGMGLNPGDPGYNGTFKDNVQRIIDAVINEGKIPLLAKVPYALGSSSNGTPFPDPDTAPQNMLIQEYNVVIDELISANNIQVSPPDLFVAPDLYNHFRNNYLNNGGSEYADNLHPNGTGYQSIANLWEVSIFPSP